From Nymphaea colorata isolate Beijing-Zhang1983 chromosome 6, ASM883128v2, whole genome shotgun sequence, a single genomic window includes:
- the LOC116256076 gene encoding EIN3-binding F-box protein 2-like, producing MSILVNRSGDEDLCQGGHFTSNFILSPSPSVDVDGPPRKRSRISDPLILRNQEQHLQKAVPSIEILPDECLFEILRRVSCIRDRSACACVSKRWLLLQSSIRRSEIVSRPNNCNFVNVSKMAPATNTSRGFRHADSGAMDVDDEKVTAPSVEADDGDSEEGIGRDDGYLTRFLQGKKSTDVRLAAISIGTVKLGGLGKLLIRGTDATRGVTDVGLSAIARGCPSLKVLSIWDVPSISDASLCEIAQGCHQLEKLDLSHCPMITDRGLVAIAENCPNLSSLTLESCPRVRNEGLQAIGRSCSNLQSVNINDCPLVGDQGVASLVACAAGLVKIRLQALNISDLSLAVIGHYAKSVTELSFMGLQYVGERGFWALGNARGLKKLKSLAVSFCKGMTDSGLEAIGLGCPVLKHLCLRRCFFISDNGLCVFARAAGTLESLQLEECNQITQTGILSSLSDCKAKLKTLSLVKCMGIKDQNGCLVPLPVCNSVRSLTIRDCPCFGSQGLAVVGKVCPQLQHVDFSGLTGITDSGVLSLMENCRAGLVKVNLSGCINLTDDAITHLTTLHGGSLQLLNLGGCRRLSDESLKVILANCPSLQDLDMSKCSITDHGIVSLPSCGGGLPDLQVLSLSGCSQVSDKSVPILRKLSSSLVGLNLQRCNLISNKAVGWLGERMWRCDILS from the exons ATGTCTATTCTCGTCAACCGTAGTG GAGATGAGGATCTCTGCCAAGGTGGGCACTTCACCTCGAACTTCATTCTTTCCCCATCACCTAGCGTTGATGTGGACGGCCCACCGCGGAAGCGCTCTAGGATTAGCGACCCCCTCATCCTCAGAAACCAAGAACAGCATCTGCAAAAGGCTGTTCCTTCAATAGAAATCCTCCCGGACGAGTGCCTATTTGAGATCTTGAGAAGGGTGTCCTGCATCCGTGACCGGAGCGCTTGTGCTTGTGTCTCCAAGCGATGGCTCCTGCTGCAGAGCAGCATCCGCAGGTCTGAGATTGTTTCACGACCCAACAATTGTAATTTCGTTAATGTCTCAAAGATGGCCCCTGCAACCAATACATCTAGAGGGTTCCGACACGCTGACTCTGGTGCCATGGATGTCGATGATGAGAAGGTGACAGCTCCATCTGTAGAGGCTGATGATGGTGATTCGGAGGAAGGAATTGGGAGAGATGATGGATACCTTACACGCTTTTTGCAAGGCAAGAAATCCACGGATGTTAGACTTGCTGCTATTTCCATTGGCACTGTGAAGCTTGGCGGCCTGGGTAAACTTCTAATACGAGGAACCGATGCAACTCGTGGTGTTACTGATGTTGGTCTCTCTGCCATTGCTCGTGGATGCCCTTCACTTAAGGTTCTCTCCATCTGGGACGTTCCCTCCATTAGTGATGCGTCACTGTGTGAGATTGCTCAAGGTTGTCACCAATTGGAGAAGCTTGATCTCTCTCATTGCCCAATGATCACGGACAGGGGATTGGTTGCCATTGCAGAAAACTGTCCAAATTTGTCATCTCTAACCTTGGAATCTTGCCCGCGTGTCAGAAATGAAGGCCTGCAAGCTATTGGGCGATCGTGCTCAAACCTGCAGTCAGTTAATATCAATGACTGCCCGCTTGTTGGTGATCAAGGTGTGGCTAGTCTGGTTGCCTGTGCTGCCGGCCTCGTGAAGATCAGGCTTCAGGCCCTGAATATTTCTGATCTGTCACTTGCGGTGATTGGTCATTATGCTAAATCAGTGACTGAATTGTCATTCATGGGCCTTCAGTATGTAGGTGAGCGTGGGTTCTGGGCTCTTGGCAATGCACGCGGCCTGAAGAAGCTCAAGTCCCTTGCTGTGTCATTCTGCAAGGGGATGACAGACTCAGGTCTTGAAGCCATCGGTTTGGGCTGCCCAGTTCTGAAACATTTGTGTCTCAGGAGGTGCTTCTTCATCTCCGACAATGGGCTGTGTGTGTTTGCTAGAGCTGCAGGAACACTGGAGAGCTTGCAGCTAGAAGAGTGCAACCAGATCACTCAGACAGGGATCTTGAGTTCTCTCTCTGACTGCAAGGCCAAACTTAAGACACTCAGTCTGGTTAAATGCATGGGGATAAAGGATCAGAACGGCTGCTTGGTTCCCCTGCCTGTTTGCAATTCAGTTCGTTCATTGACCATTCGGGATTGTCCTTGTTTCGGAAGCCAAGGCCTGGCTGTTGTTGGGAAGGTTTGCCCTCAGTTGCAGCATGTTGATTTCAGTGGACTCACTGGCATTACAGATTCTGGTGTTCTGTCTCTGATGGAGAACTGCAGAGCTGGTCTGGTGAAGGTTAATTTGAGTGGGTGCATAAACCTCACTGATGATGCCATTACCCATTTGACAACGCTTCATGGTGGTAGCCTCCAGCTTCTGAACCTTGGTGGTTGCAGGAGGCTGAGTGATGAGAGCCTGAAGGTTATATTGGCCAATTGCCCATCACTACAGGACCTGGACATGTCAAAGTGCTCAATCACTGATCATGGGATTGTTTCCCTACCCTCATGTGGAGGAGGGTTGCCTGATCTGCAGGTCCTTTCACTCTCAGGCTGCTCACAGGTGTCAGACAAGAGCGTACCCATCTTGAGAAAACTGAGTAGTTCTCTGGTTGGCCTGAACCTTCAGCGCTGTAACTTGATCAGCAACAAGGCAGTTGGGTGGCTTGGGGAGAGAATGTGGAGGTGTGACATCCTCTCTTGA
- the LOC116256707 gene encoding uncharacterized protein LOC116256707: MLRRSSFVLWIRQLFSCMGGCLGCCSTPTPITAVDEPSKGLKIQGRRVKKAGLSEDFWSTSTYEMENSGVQSQRSISSISISNQILDSHCGPSNSNATEFVNHGLLRWTQIRQEWLKNSKAEKQPPQLREPRLSWNATYDSLLGTNKPFPQPVTLAEMVDFLVDVWEVEGLYD, translated from the exons ATGCTACGTCGCAGCTCTTTCGTGTTGTGGATCCGACAATTGTTTTCCTGTATGGG AGGTTGTCTTGGATGCTGTTCAACACCCACTCCAATTACTGCTGTTGATGAGCCATCTAAGGGGCTAAAAATACAGGGTCGCAGAGTAAAGAAGGCTGGTCTATCTGAAGATTTTTGGAGCACAAGTACTTATGAGATGGAGAATAGTGGTGTTCAATCACAGAGAAGCATCTCGTCTATAAGCATATCAAACCAAATACTTGATTCCCATTGTGGGCCAAGCAATTCCAATGCAACAGAATTTGTGAATCATG GTCTTCTACGGTGGACACAAATTCGTCAGGAGTGGCTTAAAAACAGCAAGGCAGAAAAGCAGCCACCACAACTGCGAGAACCAAGGCTAAG TTGGAACGCAACATATGACAGTTTATTGGGGACAAACAAGCCCTTTCCCCAGCCAGTCACTCTTGCA GAAATGGTAGATTTTCTTGTAGACGTCTGGGAGGTGGAGGGTTTGTATGACTAG